A genomic segment from Saprospiraceae bacterium encodes:
- a CDS encoding serine hydrolase domain-containing protein, whose translation MIKNKKAKWIVRVLLLVGTIVSMFFVPWLLVKAWILPLPGTVQEQLDEAISHGFDGMIVYIDQADRPPQYYAAGWHNRESKIPAKPQALFKIASISKLYDAVAVTKLVSDGRLSLDKTIADYLPELVGRIENADKITLRLMIQHRSGIPNFTDAPDFWAAPPGTYEESLALILDKPANFEPDEDYEYCNTNYLLINKIMDDELGYGNFQFIQEAILTPLNLNNTFSSLNEVNIEDVMSGYHVGYPHDLKENNYGMHATAEDVGTFLRALNDGSMFEEGEQEIYASIYEYEHAGWVPGYQSFAKYHEDLDAVVVEFYSTTDPKLYNWNLSEIINNRIVKIIRKKI comes from the coding sequence ATGATAAAAAATAAAAAAGCAAAATGGATTGTAAGGGTGTTATTGCTCGTTGGAACAATAGTTTCAATGTTTTTCGTGCCATGGCTTTTGGTAAAGGCATGGATACTGCCGCTACCAGGCACTGTTCAGGAACAATTAGATGAAGCAATAAGTCATGGATTTGACGGAATGATTGTCTATATAGACCAAGCTGACAGACCACCTCAGTATTACGCTGCTGGCTGGCACAACCGTGAATCCAAGATACCTGCCAAACCTCAAGCCTTATTTAAAATTGCAAGCATCAGTAAGCTATATGATGCCGTGGCTGTAACCAAATTAGTAAGTGATGGAAGGCTTTCCCTGGATAAAACCATCGCTGATTATTTGCCAGAACTTGTTGGAAGAATCGAAAATGCTGATAAAATTACCTTAAGGCTCATGATACAACATAGAAGTGGCATACCAAATTTTACGGATGCTCCGGATTTCTGGGCAGCACCACCTGGGACTTATGAAGAAAGCCTTGCATTGATTCTGGATAAGCCGGCCAACTTTGAACCCGATGAAGACTATGAATATTGCAATACGAATTACCTTTTAATCAATAAGATAATGGATGATGAATTGGGCTATGGTAATTTTCAATTTATTCAGGAAGCGATTTTAACCCCTCTAAACCTGAACAATACTTTCAGTTCACTAAATGAGGTGAATATTGAGGATGTGATGAGTGGTTATCATGTAGGATATCCCCACGATTTAAAGGAAAACAATTATGGCATGCATGCTACAGCAGAAGATGTGGGCACTTTCCTGAGGGCACTGAATGATGGATCTATGTTTGAAGAAGGAGAACAAGAAATATATGCTTCCATTTATGAGTATGAACATGCAGGTTGGGTTCCTGGCTACCAGAGTTTTGCAAAATACCACGAAGACCTTGATGCTGTAGTTGTTGAATTCTACAGCACAACCGATCCCAAACTGTACAATTGGAACTTGTCAGAAATCATAAATAATAGAATAGTTAAGATAATTAGAAAGAAAATTTAA